Proteins found in one Pyxidicoccus trucidator genomic segment:
- a CDS encoding twin-arginine translocase TatA/TatE family subunit translates to MGPQSATAGPAVQQRCERPRPQVDARLASPGALLHCARTMLGLGLGEIIVLGFILLVVFSAARMGQLGNAVGKFVYSFKKASKGEDLVDVDSKSLTTTRRGSTDAEFSDSERPRRR, encoded by the coding sequence ATGGGCCCCCAGTCTGCGACGGCCGGGCCCGCCGTGCAGCAACGGTGCGAGCGGCCGCGTCCACAGGTGGACGCGCGGCTTGCCTCCCCCGGCGCTTTGCTGCACTGTGCCCGCACCATGCTGGGCCTCGGCCTCGGAGAAATCATCGTCCTCGGCTTCATCCTGTTGGTGGTCTTCTCGGCCGCCCGCATGGGTCAGCTCGGCAACGCCGTGGGCAAGTTCGTGTACTCGTTCAAGAAGGCCTCGAAGGGCGAGGACCTGGTAGACGTGGACTCGAAGTCGCTCACCACCACGCGCCGGGGCAGCACGGACGCCGAGTTCAGCGACTCCGAGCGCCCGCGCCGCCGCTAG